From the genome of Labrys wisconsinensis, one region includes:
- a CDS encoding GntR family transcriptional regulator, producing the protein MKSSKSSLYDDLKQQILTMELEPDADLDEMVLCERYGLSRTPVREVFRRLAGEGYIDIRENKGARVIPMNHSTLRHFFLVAPMVYAAIGRLAVQNFTRPQLSDLSTTQERFRAASNAGDASAMVLENNRFHEIMGEMSRNVYLQPSLGRLLIDHARIGHTFFRPRNDDMRQRLTLAVQHHDGFIAAIERHDEDAVVDLVFEHWELSRENMEMFIAPQGLKADALVDGPTTSSMEKTS; encoded by the coding sequence GTGAAAAGCAGCAAAAGCAGCCTCTACGACGATCTGAAGCAGCAGATCCTGACGATGGAGCTCGAGCCGGACGCGGATCTCGACGAGATGGTCCTGTGCGAGCGTTACGGGCTCTCCCGCACGCCCGTGCGCGAGGTTTTCCGGCGCCTCGCCGGCGAGGGCTACATCGACATCCGCGAGAACAAGGGCGCTCGCGTCATCCCGATGAACCATTCGACGCTGCGGCATTTCTTTCTGGTCGCGCCGATGGTCTATGCGGCGATCGGGCGGCTGGCGGTCCAGAACTTTACCAGGCCGCAGCTCTCGGACCTCAGCACCACGCAGGAGCGTTTCCGCGCCGCCAGCAACGCGGGCGACGCGTCCGCGATGGTCCTCGAGAACAACCGGTTCCACGAGATCATGGGTGAGATGTCGCGGAACGTCTATCTGCAGCCGAGCCTCGGCCGGCTGCTGATCGACCATGCCCGCATTGGCCACACCTTCTTCCGGCCGCGCAACGACGACATGCGCCAACGGCTGACGCTGGCCGTCCAGCATCATGACGGCTTCATCGCGGCCATCGAACGGCACGACGAGGACGCCGTCGTCGACCTCGTCTTCGAGCATTGGGAACTGTCGCGGGAGAACATGGAGATGTTCATCGCGCCGCAAGGGCTGAAGGCGGACGCGCTCGTCGATGGACCCACCACCTCATCGATGGAGAAGACGTCTTGA
- a CDS encoding dihydrodipicolinate synthase family protein codes for MRFEGIYTPAVTPLTPDGQIDRQAFAEVLEQLIEAKIHGIIIGGSTGEYYAHTAQERFDLAAHAKDVIGTRLPLIVGTGATRTEDSVAYAKAARAIGADAILVTSPPYALPTERENAVHALTIDRAANLPIMLYNYPGRMGVSMGEDYLARVGKSKNVVAIKESSGDMGRVHLLAREFPHIGLSCGWDDQALEFFAWGARSWVCAGSNFLPREHVALYEACVLEKNFDKGRRIMSAMLPLMSFLDGGKFVQSIKFGCELIGLDVGTVRSPLRPLNSEEKRALQTVVVTLKRTVAQVTSGANNG; via the coding sequence TTGAGATTCGAGGGCATCTACACGCCCGCGGTGACGCCGCTGACGCCGGACGGGCAGATCGACAGACAAGCGTTCGCTGAGGTGCTGGAGCAACTGATCGAAGCGAAGATCCACGGCATCATCATCGGCGGCTCGACCGGTGAGTATTATGCGCACACCGCCCAGGAGCGCTTCGACCTCGCCGCCCACGCCAAGGACGTCATCGGCACGCGGCTGCCGCTGATCGTCGGCACCGGGGCGACGCGCACCGAGGACTCTGTCGCCTATGCGAAGGCCGCGCGGGCCATCGGCGCGGACGCCATCCTGGTCACCTCGCCGCCCTACGCGCTGCCGACCGAACGCGAGAATGCCGTGCACGCCCTGACGATCGACCGGGCGGCCAATCTGCCGATCATGCTCTACAACTATCCCGGACGCATGGGCGTCTCGATGGGCGAGGACTATCTCGCCCGGGTCGGCAAATCGAAGAACGTCGTCGCCATCAAGGAAAGTTCCGGCGACATGGGGCGCGTCCATCTCCTGGCGCGCGAGTTCCCGCATATCGGCCTGTCCTGCGGCTGGGACGACCAGGCCCTGGAGTTCTTCGCCTGGGGCGCCCGCAGCTGGGTCTGCGCCGGCTCCAATTTCCTGCCTCGCGAGCATGTCGCCCTCTACGAGGCCTGTGTCCTCGAGAAGAACTTCGACAAGGGTCGCCGCATCATGTCGGCGATGCTGCCGCTCATGAGTTTCCTCGACGGCGGCAAGTTCGTGCAGTCGATCAAGTTCGGATGCGAGCTGATCGGCCTCGACGTCGGGACTGTGCGGTCACCGCTTCGCCCTCTCAATTCCGAAGAAAAGCGCGCCCTGCAGACGGTGGTCGTCACGCTGAAGCGCACCGTTGCGCAAGTCACGTCCGGAGCGAACAATGGGTGA
- a CDS encoding aldehyde dehydrogenase: MGDLLTAAEYAALAGTISFPSNAFINGAFRPSASGKTFETRNPATGELLAEVAACDAADVDYAVGKARQAFDDGRWHLRSPGERKAVLLAFARLLERNRHELAVMESLDSGKPVRECQTIDIPDTIHTLRWHAELIDKIYDNTAPVGSSALTLVVREPIGVVGCVLPWNFPLLMLAWKIGPALAAGCSVIVKPAEQTSLTALRVAELAHEAGIPAGVLNVVTGTGKDAGEPIGRHNDVAMVSFTGSTLTGRRFLHYAAESNLKRVVLECGGKNPAVVLDDAEDLDLVAEQVVNGAFWNMGENCSATSRLIVQASVKDELLARMGAYIREWKMGNPLDPENRVGALVSPAHFEKVKSYLGQAVTEKLSVVHGGRARDGIYVEPTVVDGVGRDSRLFQEEIFGPVLSVTTFNSLSEAVALANDTAYGLAASVYTGSLRKAIKLAREIRAGVVTVNCFGEGDATTPFGGTKESGFGGRDKSIFAHDQYTELKTIWIDVSDRSVDETVR; encoded by the coding sequence ATGGGTGATCTTCTGACCGCAGCGGAATACGCGGCGCTGGCCGGAACGATATCCTTCCCGTCCAACGCCTTCATCAACGGCGCTTTTCGTCCTTCCGCCTCCGGCAAGACTTTCGAAACGCGAAATCCCGCAACCGGCGAGCTTCTGGCCGAGGTCGCCGCCTGCGATGCCGCCGATGTCGACTACGCCGTCGGCAAGGCCAGGCAAGCCTTCGACGACGGGCGCTGGCATTTGCGCTCGCCGGGCGAGCGCAAGGCCGTGCTCCTCGCCTTCGCCAGGCTGCTCGAGCGCAATCGGCACGAGCTAGCAGTGATGGAGAGCCTCGACAGCGGCAAGCCCGTCCGCGAATGCCAGACGATCGACATCCCGGATACGATCCATACCCTTCGCTGGCATGCCGAGCTGATCGACAAGATCTACGACAACACGGCGCCCGTCGGGTCGAGCGCGCTGACGCTGGTCGTGCGGGAGCCGATCGGTGTCGTCGGCTGCGTGCTGCCCTGGAACTTTCCGCTGCTGATGCTCGCCTGGAAGATCGGGCCGGCGCTGGCGGCCGGGTGCTCGGTGATCGTCAAGCCGGCGGAGCAGACGTCGCTGACCGCCCTGCGCGTGGCCGAGCTCGCCCATGAGGCCGGCATCCCCGCCGGCGTCCTCAACGTGGTCACCGGCACCGGAAAGGATGCGGGCGAGCCCATCGGCCGCCACAACGACGTCGCCATGGTGAGCTTCACCGGGTCGACGCTCACGGGCCGGCGCTTCCTGCACTATGCCGCGGAGTCCAACCTGAAACGCGTCGTGCTCGAATGCGGCGGCAAGAACCCGGCCGTCGTGCTCGACGACGCCGAGGACCTCGACCTCGTGGCCGAGCAGGTCGTCAACGGCGCCTTCTGGAACATGGGCGAGAACTGCTCGGCGACCTCGCGCCTGATCGTCCAGGCCTCGGTCAAGGACGAGCTTCTTGCCCGGATGGGCGCCTATATCCGCGAATGGAAGATGGGCAACCCGCTCGACCCCGAGAACCGGGTGGGAGCGCTCGTCAGCCCGGCCCATTTCGAGAAGGTGAAGTCCTATCTCGGCCAGGCCGTCACCGAGAAGCTCTCGGTCGTCCACGGCGGCAGGGCGCGTGACGGGATCTATGTCGAGCCGACCGTCGTCGACGGCGTCGGGCGCGACAGCCGCCTGTTCCAGGAGGAAATTTTCGGACCCGTCCTCTCGGTCACGACGTTCAACAGCCTGTCCGAGGCCGTCGCCCTCGCCAACGATACCGCCTACGGCCTCGCGGCGTCGGTCTACACGGGAAGCCTGCGCAAGGCGATCAAGCTGGCGCGGGAAATCCGCGCCGGTGTCGTCACCGTCAACTGCTTCGGCGAAGGCGACGCGACCACGCCCTTCGGCGGCACCAAGGAGTCCGGCTTCGGCGGGCGCGACAAGTCGATCTTCGCGCATGACCAGTATACCGAGCTGAAGACGATCTGGATCGACGTTTCCGACCGGTCTGTCGACGAGACGGTGCGATGA
- a CDS encoding NAD(P)/FAD-dependent oxidoreductase, which produces MTERPIRRLPVNTGTSGWEAISTRAAPIRTLERPITADWLIIGAGFAGLSAARRLSQLLPDQTIVVLDAHEIAKGTAGRNSGFMIDVPHNLAAGDYSAADDAATALEIAQNRFAIAFAADAAAEYAMSREVFDPSGKINAAATPRGMTLNESYARSLSRIGEAHQLLDDAEMRDITGSRYYRGGLRTPGAVLIQPADYIRSLAAGLGSRIDLFEHSPVVGLAREGGAWKARTHKGAVVAPKVILGVNGHIVDFGHFSGRLLQIFTYASMTAAFPHEEGGPTASGAERWALLPADPMGATVRKIASGGLFRIVIRTRFTCDQRLKVPDARVAGIAAEQRRSFDARFPGMAHVPFEFSWAGALCLSRNHVPAFGEVEENLYSACCENGLGTVKSTLAGIMAADLATGASSKILQDYRNQPPPSRLPPEPLTSLGASAVIRFQELRAGREG; this is translated from the coding sequence ATGACCGAGCGGCCGATCAGGCGCCTCCCGGTCAACACGGGAACCTCCGGCTGGGAGGCGATCAGCACACGCGCCGCTCCCATCCGGACGCTTGAGAGGCCGATCACCGCCGACTGGCTCATCATCGGAGCCGGCTTTGCCGGACTGTCCGCGGCGCGCAGGCTGTCCCAGCTCCTGCCCGATCAGACGATCGTGGTCCTCGACGCGCACGAAATCGCCAAGGGAACGGCGGGCCGGAACTCCGGCTTCATGATCGATGTCCCGCACAATCTGGCGGCTGGCGACTACTCGGCAGCCGACGACGCGGCGACGGCGCTCGAAATCGCGCAGAATCGCTTCGCCATCGCATTCGCGGCGGATGCCGCAGCCGAGTACGCCATGTCGAGGGAGGTCTTCGATCCCTCCGGCAAGATCAATGCCGCGGCGACGCCGCGCGGGATGACGCTGAACGAGAGCTATGCGCGGTCGCTGAGCCGGATCGGCGAAGCACACCAGCTGCTCGACGACGCCGAGATGCGCGATATCACCGGATCGCGCTACTACCGCGGCGGCCTGCGCACGCCGGGGGCGGTTCTGATCCAGCCCGCGGACTATATCCGCAGCCTTGCCGCGGGCCTCGGCTCCCGGATCGATCTCTTCGAGCATTCGCCGGTGGTCGGGCTTGCGCGCGAGGGCGGCGCGTGGAAGGCCCGGACGCACAAGGGGGCCGTCGTCGCGCCGAAGGTGATCCTCGGCGTCAACGGCCACATCGTCGACTTCGGCCATTTCTCGGGACGGCTGCTGCAGATCTTCACCTATGCCTCGATGACGGCCGCCTTCCCGCACGAGGAGGGCGGACCGACGGCGAGCGGGGCGGAGCGGTGGGCGCTGCTGCCGGCGGACCCCATGGGCGCGACCGTCCGCAAGATCGCGTCCGGCGGGCTTTTCCGCATCGTGATCCGGACGCGCTTCACCTGCGACCAGCGCCTGAAGGTCCCGGATGCGCGCGTGGCGGGGATCGCCGCCGAGCAGCGTCGGTCGTTCGACGCCCGCTTTCCCGGGATGGCGCATGTGCCGTTCGAGTTCAGCTGGGCGGGCGCCCTCTGCCTCAGCCGCAATCACGTCCCTGCCTTCGGCGAGGTCGAGGAGAACCTGTACTCGGCCTGCTGCGAGAACGGGCTCGGCACGGTCAAGAGCACGCTGGCAGGCATCATGGCCGCCGATCTTGCGACCGGCGCCTCTTCGAAAATCCTCCAGGACTACAGAAACCAGCCGCCGCCAAGCCGGCTTCCGCCCGAGCCGTTGACGTCGCTCGGAGCAAGCGCAGTCATTCGATTCCAGGAATTGCGAGCCGGACGCGAAGGTTGA
- a CDS encoding glycine betaine ABC transporter substrate-binding protein produces the protein MKTLWKAICAAAMVGMTMLSAHAEEKTISMGTLSWEDLTPITGITKKVLEDAGYTVKVTQFSEWGIAYAALTKGDIQILASQTDYVAQDYWDKNKNKLEKLSPVSHGLYQGIAVPKYVTIDTTDQLNDNADKFGGKIIGIEPGSGLMRDTANAVKDYGLKLQLLEGSTAAMTAALKSAIDRKEWVAVTLWTPSWMAQKYDVKFLRDPKGVYPPPQSYYWIGHKGFAADYPHAREVIGSVYVPIDDIAAINSAVKDGKSMDDAVKAWIDAHADLMKRWENIKSQ, from the coding sequence ATGAAAACGCTGTGGAAAGCAATTTGTGCTGCCGCAATGGTCGGGATGACCATGCTGTCCGCGCATGCTGAGGAGAAGACCATTTCGATGGGAACTCTCTCTTGGGAGGATCTGACCCCCATCACCGGCATCACCAAGAAGGTGCTCGAGGACGCCGGCTATACCGTGAAGGTGACCCAGTTCTCGGAATGGGGCATCGCCTACGCCGCCCTGACCAAGGGCGATATCCAGATTCTCGCATCCCAGACGGACTATGTCGCCCAGGACTACTGGGACAAGAACAAGAACAAGCTCGAAAAGCTTTCGCCCGTCTCGCATGGGCTCTATCAGGGGATCGCGGTTCCCAAATACGTCACCATCGACACGACCGACCAGCTCAACGACAACGCCGACAAGTTCGGCGGCAAGATCATCGGCATCGAGCCGGGGTCGGGCCTGATGCGCGACACGGCCAACGCGGTCAAGGACTACGGCCTCAAGCTGCAGCTTCTCGAAGGCAGCACGGCGGCGATGACGGCGGCGCTCAAGTCGGCGATCGACCGCAAGGAATGGGTTGCGGTGACCCTGTGGACGCCCTCCTGGATGGCCCAGAAATATGACGTGAAGTTCCTCAGGGATCCGAAGGGCGTCTATCCGCCGCCGCAGAGCTATTACTGGATCGGCCACAAGGGTTTCGCCGCCGACTATCCTCATGCCCGAGAGGTCATCGGCAGCGTCTATGTGCCGATTGACGACATCGCCGCCATCAACAGCGCCGTCAAGGACGGCAAATCGATGGACGACGCCGTCAAAGCCTGGATCGACGCCCACGCCGATCTCATGAAGCGGTGGGAGAACATCAAGTCCCAGTAG
- a CDS encoding quaternary amine ABC transporter ATP-binding protein, giving the protein MTAAALKSDEVLVDCQSVWKIFGAKAPAAIKAIAERGLTKKQVLQEFNCVVGVSDASLHVRRGEIFCIMGLSGSGKSTLIRLLNRLIDPSLGTVVVKGKDMSALSGPELRRMRARHIGMVFQSVALLPHRTVLENAAFGLEVQGVAKAERQRTAEQALARVGLADWLMRYPRELSGGMQQRVGLARAIAADPEIILMDEPFSALDPLIRRQLQDEFRQLTKALGKSAVFITHDLDEAIRIGDRIAIMKDGAIIQVGTAEEIILEPADGYVAEFVAGISRLHLIKAHSVMDPVSDYQRAHPAEDVASLVQTGPEADIDELIDLTMNSARDGVAVVERGSIVGVVTPRSLLRGVKGAQTNEPAAEQKRA; this is encoded by the coding sequence ATGACAGCCGCAGCTTTGAAGAGCGACGAGGTGCTGGTCGACTGCCAGTCCGTCTGGAAGATCTTCGGCGCCAAAGCGCCGGCGGCGATCAAGGCGATCGCCGAGCGCGGCCTCACCAAGAAGCAGGTCCTGCAGGAGTTCAACTGCGTCGTCGGCGTATCCGACGCGAGCCTGCACGTCCGTCGGGGTGAGATCTTCTGCATCATGGGCCTGTCGGGCAGCGGCAAGTCCACGCTGATCCGGCTGCTCAACCGGCTGATCGATCCGAGCCTCGGCACGGTGGTGGTCAAGGGCAAGGACATGTCCGCGCTGAGCGGCCCCGAGCTGCGCCGGATGCGGGCCCGCCATATCGGCATGGTGTTCCAGAGCGTCGCCCTGCTCCCGCATCGGACCGTGCTGGAGAATGCGGCCTTCGGGCTCGAGGTGCAGGGCGTTGCCAAGGCGGAGCGCCAGCGCACGGCCGAGCAGGCCCTCGCCAGGGTCGGCCTCGCCGACTGGCTGATGCGCTATCCCCGCGAGCTGTCGGGCGGCATGCAGCAGCGCGTCGGCCTGGCGCGCGCCATCGCGGCGGACCCGGAGATCATCCTGATGGACGAGCCGTTCAGCGCGCTCGATCCGCTGATCCGGCGCCAGCTCCAGGACGAGTTCCGCCAGCTCACCAAGGCCCTCGGCAAGTCGGCGGTGTTCATCACGCACGACCTCGACGAAGCCATCCGCATCGGCGACCGCATCGCCATCATGAAGGACGGGGCGATCATCCAGGTCGGGACGGCCGAGGAGATCATCCTCGAGCCCGCCGACGGCTATGTGGCGGAGTTCGTGGCAGGGATCTCGCGGCTGCACCTGATCAAAGCGCATTCGGTCATGGATCCGGTCAGCGACTATCAGCGCGCCCATCCAGCCGAGGACGTCGCCTCGCTGGTTCAGACCGGTCCCGAGGCGGATATCGACGAACTGATCGACCTGACCATGAACTCCGCCCGCGACGGCGTCGCCGTCGTCGAACGAGGCTCGATCGTCGGCGTCGTCACCCCGCGCAGCCTGCTGCGGGGCGTCAAGGGCGCGCAGACCAACGAGCCCGCCGCAGAGCAGAAGCGGGCCTGA
- a CDS encoding ABC transporter permease: MDISGFADGFDSVTDAALEWLGDHGEVVFDLARKVLEGLYDGILWAISLPPFYVVAIIVAVAGARLVNIWFGALAGLALAFCAIMGLWPQTVGTLSLVVTATVLALAVGIPGGVVAGFVPAIDRLLEPILDLVQTLPPYIYLLPAIGLLGYGPATALVATIIVALPPALRLTSLGIRMTPLEFIELGKATGMTTWQMFWKIRLPFAMPSIMAGINQSLMMAFGMVVIAGIVGSGGLGETIYGAIRTLDIAKSIDAAIAIVILTMVLDRLTQSAVRLNAGGRT; this comes from the coding sequence ATGGACATCTCAGGCTTTGCAGACGGCTTCGACAGCGTGACGGACGCGGCCCTGGAATGGCTGGGGGATCACGGCGAGGTCGTCTTCGACCTTGCCCGCAAGGTGCTGGAGGGCCTCTACGACGGCATCCTGTGGGCGATTTCGCTCCCACCCTTCTACGTGGTCGCGATCATTGTCGCCGTCGCCGGGGCGCGGCTCGTCAATATCTGGTTCGGGGCCCTGGCTGGGCTCGCACTCGCCTTCTGCGCGATCATGGGATTGTGGCCGCAGACCGTCGGCACCCTGTCGCTGGTCGTGACCGCGACGGTGCTCGCCCTTGCCGTCGGCATACCGGGCGGCGTGGTCGCCGGCTTTGTCCCGGCCATCGACCGGCTTCTCGAGCCGATTCTCGATCTGGTCCAGACCCTGCCGCCCTACATCTATCTGCTCCCGGCCATCGGCCTGCTCGGATATGGGCCGGCGACGGCGCTGGTCGCGACCATCATCGTTGCCCTGCCGCCGGCCCTGCGCCTCACGTCTCTCGGCATTCGCATGACGCCGCTGGAGTTCATCGAGCTCGGCAAGGCGACCGGCATGACGACGTGGCAGATGTTCTGGAAGATCCGTCTGCCCTTTGCCATGCCGAGCATCATGGCCGGCATCAACCAGAGCCTGATGATGGCCTTCGGCATGGTGGTCATCGCCGGCATCGTCGGCTCGGGCGGCCTCGGCGAGACCATCTACGGCGCGATCCGCACGCTCGACATCGCCAAGTCGATCGATGCGGCCATCGCCATCGTCATCCTCACCATGGTGCTCGACCGCCTGACGCAAAGCGCCGTCCGCCTGAACGCCGGAGGCAGGACATGA
- a CDS encoding ABC transporter permease, producing the protein MNPVQFSPGTYLAPVVDWLNASLHPLFMAISALIEAVLGGIETALLFPPPLVLIAVVVALAFVLANVGVAILAALALGFCLVANLWTASMQTIALVSVSVAISVLIAFPLGILASRFKGVEAAVRPFLDMMQTVPPWVYLIPAVIFFSLGRVPAVIATIVYGVPPMLRLTTLALSQVPKEFLELGQAIGAPPRSILVKIELPLAKPTLLVGLNQCILLSLAMVVLAGMVGAGGLGAEVTRGLTRMEMGLGLRAGLAIVAVALLFDRLTRGALQRGQTAPRT; encoded by the coding sequence ATGAACCCCGTCCAGTTCTCGCCGGGCACCTACCTGGCGCCGGTGGTCGACTGGCTCAACGCCAGCCTGCACCCGCTGTTCATGGCCATCAGCGCCCTGATCGAAGCCGTTCTGGGCGGCATCGAAACGGCGCTGCTCTTCCCACCGCCCCTCGTGCTGATCGCCGTCGTGGTGGCGCTGGCCTTCGTTCTGGCGAATGTCGGGGTGGCGATCCTCGCGGCCCTTGCCTTGGGGTTCTGCCTCGTCGCCAACCTCTGGACGGCCTCGATGCAGACGATCGCGCTGGTCTCGGTCTCGGTCGCCATCTCGGTGCTGATCGCATTTCCGCTCGGCATCCTGGCGTCGCGCTTCAAGGGCGTCGAAGCGGCCGTGCGGCCATTTCTGGACATGATGCAGACCGTGCCGCCCTGGGTCTACCTGATCCCGGCTGTGATCTTCTTCAGCCTCGGCAGGGTGCCGGCGGTGATCGCGACCATCGTCTATGGCGTTCCGCCGATGCTGCGCCTGACGACCCTCGCCTTGAGCCAGGTCCCGAAGGAGTTCCTGGAGCTCGGCCAGGCGATCGGCGCGCCGCCGCGCTCCATCCTGGTCAAGATCGAGCTCCCCTTGGCCAAGCCGACGCTGCTCGTCGGCCTCAACCAGTGCATCCTGCTGTCGCTCGCCATGGTCGTGCTGGCCGGCATGGTCGGGGCGGGCGGCCTCGGCGCCGAGGTCACGAGAGGCCTGACGCGCATGGAGATGGGGCTCGGCCTTCGCGCCGGCCTCGCCATCGTCGCCGTGGCCTTGCTGTTCGACCGCCTGACCCGCGGGGCGCTGCAGCGCGGCCAGACGGCGCCCCGGACCTGA
- a CDS encoding 4-hydroxyproline epimerase: MRRSFFCIDAHTCGNPVRLVAGGGPLLPHLPIAERRKVFVRDHDWIRRALMFEPRGHDIMSGGIIYPAYRDDCDFAVLFIEVSGCLPMCGAGTIGIVTAAIEAGLVEPRVPGRLAIETPAGRVDITYEKPGDFVETVRMFNVASYLHAADVTVDVPGMGRLVVDIAYGGNFYAVVEPQETWPGLDDIRAEEIVGASQRLRDALAPICDPVHPEDEGIRGVHHVIWCDRPRSNVADGRCAVFYGDKAIDRSPGGTGTSARMAQLHGKGRLKIGDVYRAESLIGTIFEGRVDEPVSVGPHGGIRPSITAWARVTGHNTIFVDDRDPLAHGFQLA; encoded by the coding sequence ATGAGACGCAGTTTCTTCTGCATCGATGCCCACACCTGCGGAAATCCCGTTCGCCTCGTGGCGGGCGGTGGGCCGCTCCTGCCCCATTTGCCCATCGCGGAGCGGCGCAAGGTCTTCGTGCGCGACCATGACTGGATCCGGCGGGCGCTGATGTTCGAACCGCGCGGGCACGACATCATGTCCGGCGGCATCATCTACCCCGCCTATCGCGACGACTGCGATTTCGCCGTGCTGTTCATCGAGGTGAGCGGCTGCCTGCCGATGTGCGGCGCCGGAACGATCGGCATCGTGACTGCTGCGATCGAGGCAGGGCTGGTCGAGCCGCGCGTGCCGGGACGGCTGGCCATCGAGACGCCGGCGGGGCGCGTCGACATCACCTATGAAAAGCCGGGCGACTTCGTCGAAACCGTGCGCATGTTCAACGTGGCGAGCTATCTCCACGCCGCCGATGTCACCGTCGACGTTCCCGGCATGGGGCGACTGGTCGTCGATATCGCCTATGGCGGCAACTTCTATGCGGTGGTCGAACCGCAGGAGACCTGGCCCGGGCTGGACGATATCAGGGCGGAGGAGATCGTCGGCGCCAGCCAACGGCTTCGCGATGCTCTCGCGCCCATCTGCGATCCCGTGCATCCCGAGGACGAAGGGATCCGCGGCGTGCACCATGTGATCTGGTGCGACCGCCCTCGCAGCAACGTGGCGGATGGCCGTTGCGCCGTCTTCTATGGCGACAAGGCCATCGACCGTTCGCCGGGCGGGACCGGCACGTCCGCGCGGATGGCACAGCTGCACGGCAAGGGCCGGTTGAAGATCGGCGATGTCTACAGGGCGGAGAGCCTGATCGGGACGATCTTCGAAGGCCGCGTCGACGAGCCCGTCAGCGTCGGGCCCCATGGCGGCATCAGGCCGAGCATCACAGCCTGGGCCAGGGTGACCGGCCACAACACCATCTTCGTCGACGACCGGGATCCCCTTGCCCACGGTTTTCAACTGGCATGA
- a CDS encoding dienelactone hydrolase family protein, translating into MAEVLLFHHAQGLTSGVRAFADDLRAGGHAVHTPDLFEGRTFASIAEGLAHIETIGFEELSERGVRCADDLPAGLVYAGFSFGVLPAQKLAQTRPGARGALLFHSCLPIRGEWAIGPWPDGVPVQIHGMDADPIFVGEGDIDAARDIVATAKDAALFLYPGDRHYFADDSLPSYDAEATALLTSRVLAFLARA; encoded by the coding sequence ATGGCCGAGGTCCTGCTGTTCCACCATGCCCAGGGTCTGACATCGGGCGTGCGCGCCTTCGCCGACGACCTGCGAGCCGGCGGCCACGCCGTGCACACGCCGGATCTGTTCGAGGGACGCACCTTCGCCAGCATCGCGGAAGGCCTCGCCCATATCGAGACGATCGGATTCGAAGAGCTGAGCGAGCGCGGCGTCCGCTGCGCCGACGACCTGCCCGCCGGCCTGGTCTATGCCGGCTTCTCCTTCGGCGTCCTGCCGGCGCAGAAGCTCGCCCAGACGCGGCCCGGCGCCCGTGGCGCGCTGCTGTTCCATTCCTGCCTGCCGATCCGCGGCGAATGGGCCATCGGCCCGTGGCCGGACGGTGTCCCCGTCCAGATCCACGGCATGGACGCGGATCCGATCTTCGTCGGCGAGGGCGACATCGACGCGGCCCGCGACATCGTGGCAACGGCCAAGGACGCGGCACTCTTCCTCTATCCCGGCGACCGGCACTACTTCGCCGACGACTCGCTGCCGTCCTACGACGCTGAGGCGACCGCGCTGCTCACCAGCCGCGTGCTCGCGTTCCTGGCGCGCGCCTGA